A genomic region of Silurus meridionalis isolate SWU-2019-XX chromosome 7, ASM1480568v1, whole genome shotgun sequence contains the following coding sequences:
- the LOC124389379 gene encoding C-type lectin-like translates to MKEHLFILFLLTGFIPFTLSIPRKYYLIQQGKIWSDAQTYCRATHTDLATIEDAKNMIRVQYVAQSENFKSSAWIGLSNDVNSWHWSMGNQPLGSFYTWFGTNPDNWKGKEACVTIAPSGWYDCPCANVYPFVCYDATKSTGQYIYYSSLKNWSDAQSYCRQYHTDLASAKTSTENSIIKAMIKVNTWFGLFRDSWKWSDGTILPAFP, encoded by the exons ATGAAAGAGCATCTCTTTATCCTTTTCTTGCTTACAG GATTCATTCCCTTCACTCTCTCTATTCCTCGTAAGTATTATCTGATCCAGCAAGGAAAAATATGGAGTGATGCTCAGACCTACTGCCGAGCTACACACACTGACCTGGCCACCATAGAAGACGCCAAAAACATGATCCGAGTCCAATATGTTGCACAGAGTGAAAATTTTAAATCTAGTGCTTGGATTGGGCTTTCAAATGATGTCAACAGCTGGCACTGGTCAATGGGAAATCAACCACTTGGAAGCTTTTATACCTGGTTTGGAACAAATCCTGACAACTGGAAGGGAAAAGAAGCTTGTGTTACAATAGCTCCATCGGGTTGGTACGATTGTCCATGTGCTAACGTGTATCCTTTTGTCTGCTATGATG CCACTAAAAGCACAGGACAATACATTTACTACTCTAGTTTAAAGAATTGGTCTGATGCTCAAAGTTACTGCAGACAGTATCACACAGATCTGGCCAGTGCAAAAACCTCAACAGAGAATTCAATCATCAAAGCAATGATCAAAGTCAACACATGGTTTGGTCTGTTCAGAGATTCGTGGAAATGGTCAGATGGTACCATTTTACCAGCATTCCCATGA